A section of the Melopsittacus undulatus isolate bMelUnd1 chromosome 3, bMelUnd1.mat.Z, whole genome shotgun sequence genome encodes:
- the GTF2A1L gene encoding TFIIA-alpha and beta-like factor, with protein MACQPGLRGCERLGGVWLLLRGEKEVAAGAPAVTSCSLEAAKLYKSVIEDVIEGVRELFEEAGLEEQVLQDLKQRWETKVVQSKATEGFFNSHHSQGLTMQLPQNLHCVLQASTASFVIPAAKGFQHFTAVDPGASRAGVTLTHPSGIAYPVHVPAGVMLQTASGHLYKVNVPVLVTQTTGNVSILHHPVQQIYQPLGQPSVLPANVASVAQVSDITCEKCTASSAEILQPQDTAVQRTMVFQPNVMEKANPEDSANTPVVQHPSVSQQQLPTDAALNQSADSTEKSQHGSSHTAVFTPESSKGFSPAKSLANNSSSVPLDVKEQLDIQLQESVHQQVSDDIIDLIIMGSGLDNAPVLKDQDRIASSDKVESTVQMESNLRSKKDIWSDIEGIIQLDGTGDASPKKEIPHTKAREEDKFITVVESEGLKVLNDEDDEECGRTSDTESNSSGSDNEEPQIDIVEEDPLNSGDDISEQDISDSLDTNNLIVCQYDKIHRSKNRWKFFLKHGVMSFDGKDYIFSKAIGDAEW; from the exons ATGGCGTGTCAGCCGGGGCTGAGGGGCTGTGAACGGCTCGGCGGGGTCTGGCTGCTCCTCCGTGGGGAGAAAGAGGTTGCGGCCGGGGCCCCGGCCGTGACTTCCTGCTCCCTGGAGGCG GCTAAACTATACAAGTCTGTTATTGAAGATGTGATTGAAGGTGTGCGGGAACTCTTTGAAGAGGCGGGTTTAGAGGAACAGGTTCTCCAAGACTTGAAGCAG CGTTGGGAAACCAAGGTGGTACAGTCTAAAGCAACAGAAGGCTTCTTCAATAGCCACCATTCTCAAGGGCTTACCATGCAGTTGCCACAGAATCTTCACTGTGTTCTGCAGGCTTCAACAG CTTCTTTTGTCATCCCGGCTGCCAAAGGTTTTCAGCATTTTACAGCAGTAGACCCA GGTGCTTCACGAGCAGGTGTAACTCTTACTCACCCTTCGGGTATTGCTTATCCTGTACATGTACCAGCTGGAGTGATGCTACAGACAGCATCTG GGCACCTTTATAAGGTAAATGTGCCTGTTCTGGTCACGCAGACCACAGGAAATGTGAGTATTCTCCATCATCCTGTTCAGCAGATATATCAGCCCCTTGGGCAACCTTCAGTTCTGCCAGCCAATGTTGCCAGTGTTGCACAGGTGAGTGATATCACCTGTGAAAAATGCACAGCATCTTCTGCTGAAATATTGCAGCCCCAGGACACTGCTGTCCAGCGCACCATGGTTTTTCAACCAAATGTCATGGAAAAAGCTAATCCGGAGGACTCTGCCAATACGCCTGTAGTCCAGCATCCCTCTGTGagtcagcagcagcttccaacTGATGCAGCATTAAATCAGAGTGCAGACTCAACAGAAAAATCCCAGCATGGGAGTTCTCACACAGCTGTGTTTACTCCAGAATCCTCCAAAGGGTTTTCTCCTGCTAAATCCCTGGCAAACAACTCGAGCAGTGTGCCATTGGATGTGAAGGAGCAGTTAGATATTCAACTTCAGGAGTCAGTGCACCAGCAGGTGTCTGATGATATCATTGACCTGATTATCATGGGCAGTGGTCTGGATAATGCCCCTGTTCTGAAAGATCAGGACAGAATTGCTTCCTCTGACAAG GTGGAATCTACTGTGCAGATGGAATCTAATTTACGATCAAAGAAGGATATCTGGAGTGACATTGAAGGCATAATTCAGCTAGATGGTACTGGTGATGCTTCTCCCAAGAAAGAAATACCACATACAAAAGCTAGGGAGGAGGACAAATTTATTACTGTTGTTGAATCAGAGGGTCTAAAAGTTCTGAatgatgaggatgatgaagaATGTGGCAGGACTTCAGACACAGAGTCTAACAGCAGTGGCAGTGATAATGAAGAGCCCCAAATAGATATAGTTGAGGAG GATCCCTTAAATTCTGGTGATGATATCAGTGAACAGGACATTTCAGACTCGCTTGACACCAACAATCTGATAGTTTGTCAGTATGACAAG ataCATCGAAGTAAGAACAGATGGAAGTTCTTCTTAAAACATGGAGTGATGTCCTTTGATGGTAAAGACTACATTTTTTCAAAAGCCATTGGAGATGCAGAGTGGTGA
- the STON1 gene encoding stonin-1 isoform X2: MCSTNPANWVTFDDEPLFQSPQKSVDNQSSCKANGLKLNLSSMHESSSRSSSTSSTPLSSPVVDFYLSPGPPSNSPLTTPTREYPGSSCISKSGIHILYPIPEWPSNVNLPPSPGICSSLTSQTPSSLPLNTSPSDHPVKTSVSNTTDEGSPKLPGSCEELGELSSAPGHFPYFQSDCAFSSPFWKEGCSLSTSPANVSTHRKDKALDRSICHPKDKETCHDQKSLNQGSFSYICERLEHLQADSCDAAGNLPISSTQAWHKHSPSILHSLFRSRKADGWPFMLRIPEKKNMMSSRQWGPIYLSVLPGGVLQMYYEKGLEKPFKEFQLQPHCKLSEPKLESYNVSGKIHTVKIECVSYTEKRRYHPKVEVIHEPEVEQMLKLGTTDYNDLTDFLATVEEELMKLPTISRQRRTYEEQEMTLEIVDNFWGKVTKAEGKLTESAVITHIYCLCFVNGSADCFLTLNDVELQKRDERYFEKEKKWIDILDCHFHNCVKVQEFEQSRIIKFAPPDACRLELMRFRTRYNGQDLPFSVKAAVVVQGAYVELQAFINMSSTAPVPTRSPAVKYCENVMIHFPVPTQWIKALWTMNLQRQKSLKAKMNRRACLGALHEVESDPVIQVSVGTAKYESAYRAVVWKIDRLPDKNSSSDHPHSLSYKLELGSDQEIPSDWYPFATVQFIVHDTCASGTEVKSLGIESDVQPQKHVVQKAFYNCQVEIEKKWIRLDGEDPDKAGNCLMQ, encoded by the exons ATGTGTTCCACAAATCCAGCAAATTGGGTCACCTTTGATGACGAGCCGCTCTTCCAGTCTCCTCAGAAATCAGTGGATAATCAAAGTAGTTGTAAAGCAAACGGCCTTAAACTCAATCTGTCTAGCATGCATGAGTCTTCAAGTAGGTCATCTTCTACAAGCAGCACTCCACTCTCGTCTCCTGTAGTTGATTTCTACCTAAGTCCTGGACCCCCCAGCAACTCTCCACTTACCACACCTACCAGAGAATACCCAGGAAGTTCATGCATCTCCAAGTCTGGGATTCACATCCTTTATCCCATCCCTGAATGGCCATCAAATGTTAACCTTCCTCCGTCACCCGGGATTTGCTCATCCCTAACCTCGCAGACACCGAGCAGCCTTCCTTTGAACACCTCACCTAGCGACCATCCAGTGAAGACTTCAGTCTCCAATACAACAGATGAAGGAAGCCCGAAGCTGCCAGGAAGCTGTGAGGAGTTAGGGGAGTTGTCATCGGCACCGGGGCACTTCCCATACTTCCAGAGTGACTGCGCTTTTTCCAGTCCTTTTTGGAAGGAAGGGTGCTCGCTCAGCACATCACCAGCTAATGTTAGCACGCACAGGAAGGACAAAGCACTTGACAGGAGCATCTGTCATCCTAAAGACAAGGAAACTTGCCACGACCAGAAAAGCCTTAACCAGGGCTCCTTCAGTTACATCTGTGAGAGGCTTGAACACCTGCAAGCTGAtagctgtgatgctgcaggaaacctgCCTATCTCCAGCACTCAGGCATGGCACAAGCATTCCCCCTCCATCCTACACAGCCTCTTCAGGAGCCGGAAAGCAGATGGGTGGCCATTCATGTTGAGGATTCCTGAAAAGAAGAACATGATGTCATCTCGGCAATGGGGCCCTATCTACCTTAGCGTCCTACCTGGAGGTGTATTACAGATGTATTATGAAAAGGGCCTGGAGAAACCTTTCAAGGAATTCCAGCTGCAGCCGCACTGTAAGCTGTCCGAACCCAAATTAGAGAGCTATAATGTCTCAGGAAAAATCCACACGGTAAAGATTGAGTGTGTATCTTACACAGAGAAGAGGAGGTATCATCCCAAAGTGGAGGTGATCCATGAGCCGGAGGTTGAGCAGATGCTGAAGCTGGGCACCACAGATTATAATGACCTTACCGATTTCCTCGCAACGGTGGAGGAAGAGCTTATGAAACTTCCTACCATTTCCAGGCAAAGGAGGACTTATGAAGAGCAAGAAATGACTCTGGAAATAGTGGATAACTTCTGGGGGAAGGTCACtaaggcagaaggaaaactcACAGAAAGTGCCGTCATCACGCATATCTACTGCTTGTGTTTTGTAAATGGAAGTGCTGACTGCTTCCTAACCCTGAATGACGTGGAGCTCCAGAAGAGGGACGAGCGTTACTttgagaaggagaagaaatggatTGATATTCTTGATTGCCATTTCCATAACTGTGTTAAAGTGCAGGAATTTGAGCAATCACGAATTATTAAGTTTGCCCCCCCAGATGCCTGTAGGCTGGAACTGATGCGTTTTAGGACACGGTATAATGGGCAAGACCTTCCCTTTTCTGTGAAGGCTGCAGTAGTGGTTCAGGGGGCATACGTTGAACTTCAGGCTTTTATAAACATGTCTTCAACTGCTCCAGTCCCAACTCGTTCACCTGCtgtgaaatactgtgaaaacGTTATGATACACTTTCCCGTTCCCACACAGTGGATCAAAGCACTTTGGACCATGAACCTCCAAAGGCAGAAGTCcctaaaagcaaaaatgaataGGAGAGCGTGCCTTGGTGCTTTACATGAGGTTGAATCTGATCCTGTAATACAAGTCTCAGTTGGAACAGCAAAATACGAGAGTGCCTACAGGGCGGTTGTGTGGAAGATAGACAGGCTTCCAGATAAAAACTCAA GTTCAGATCATCCACACAGCCTGTCTTACAAATTGGAACTGGGATCAGACCAGGAAATACCATCTGACTGGTATCCATTTGCTACTGTCCAGTTCATTGTTCACGATACCTGTGCCTCAGGAACAGAAGTCAAGTCACTGGGCATAGAGAGCGATGTGCAGCCCCAGAAACACGTGGTTCAGAAAGCTTTCTACAATTGCCAG GTTGAAATTGAAAAGAAGTGGATCAGGCTTGATGGAGAAGATCCAGATAAGGCTGGCAACTGCCTCATGCAGTAG
- the STON1 gene encoding stonin-1 isoform X1, whose amino-acid sequence MGRLCFGLRAGLQTWFVGDTCASASSFSYKMCSTNPANWVTFDDEPLFQSPQKSVDNQSSCKANGLKLNLSSMHESSSRSSSTSSTPLSSPVVDFYLSPGPPSNSPLTTPTREYPGSSCISKSGIHILYPIPEWPSNVNLPPSPGICSSLTSQTPSSLPLNTSPSDHPVKTSVSNTTDEGSPKLPGSCEELGELSSAPGHFPYFQSDCAFSSPFWKEGCSLSTSPANVSTHRKDKALDRSICHPKDKETCHDQKSLNQGSFSYICERLEHLQADSCDAAGNLPISSTQAWHKHSPSILHSLFRSRKADGWPFMLRIPEKKNMMSSRQWGPIYLSVLPGGVLQMYYEKGLEKPFKEFQLQPHCKLSEPKLESYNVSGKIHTVKIECVSYTEKRRYHPKVEVIHEPEVEQMLKLGTTDYNDLTDFLATVEEELMKLPTISRQRRTYEEQEMTLEIVDNFWGKVTKAEGKLTESAVITHIYCLCFVNGSADCFLTLNDVELQKRDERYFEKEKKWIDILDCHFHNCVKVQEFEQSRIIKFAPPDACRLELMRFRTRYNGQDLPFSVKAAVVVQGAYVELQAFINMSSTAPVPTRSPAVKYCENVMIHFPVPTQWIKALWTMNLQRQKSLKAKMNRRACLGALHEVESDPVIQVSVGTAKYESAYRAVVWKIDRLPDKNSSSDHPHSLSYKLELGSDQEIPSDWYPFATVQFIVHDTCASGTEVKSLGIESDVQPQKHVVQKAFYNCQVEIEKKWIRLDGEDPDKAGNCLMQ is encoded by the exons ATGGTTCGTGGGTGATACGTGCGCAAGCGCCTCGAGTTTCTCCTACAAGATGTGTTCCACAAATCCAGCAAATTGGGTCACCTTTGATGACGAGCCGCTCTTCCAGTCTCCTCAGAAATCAGTGGATAATCAAAGTAGTTGTAAAGCAAACGGCCTTAAACTCAATCTGTCTAGCATGCATGAGTCTTCAAGTAGGTCATCTTCTACAAGCAGCACTCCACTCTCGTCTCCTGTAGTTGATTTCTACCTAAGTCCTGGACCCCCCAGCAACTCTCCACTTACCACACCTACCAGAGAATACCCAGGAAGTTCATGCATCTCCAAGTCTGGGATTCACATCCTTTATCCCATCCCTGAATGGCCATCAAATGTTAACCTTCCTCCGTCACCCGGGATTTGCTCATCCCTAACCTCGCAGACACCGAGCAGCCTTCCTTTGAACACCTCACCTAGCGACCATCCAGTGAAGACTTCAGTCTCCAATACAACAGATGAAGGAAGCCCGAAGCTGCCAGGAAGCTGTGAGGAGTTAGGGGAGTTGTCATCGGCACCGGGGCACTTCCCATACTTCCAGAGTGACTGCGCTTTTTCCAGTCCTTTTTGGAAGGAAGGGTGCTCGCTCAGCACATCACCAGCTAATGTTAGCACGCACAGGAAGGACAAAGCACTTGACAGGAGCATCTGTCATCCTAAAGACAAGGAAACTTGCCACGACCAGAAAAGCCTTAACCAGGGCTCCTTCAGTTACATCTGTGAGAGGCTTGAACACCTGCAAGCTGAtagctgtgatgctgcaggaaacctgCCTATCTCCAGCACTCAGGCATGGCACAAGCATTCCCCCTCCATCCTACACAGCCTCTTCAGGAGCCGGAAAGCAGATGGGTGGCCATTCATGTTGAGGATTCCTGAAAAGAAGAACATGATGTCATCTCGGCAATGGGGCCCTATCTACCTTAGCGTCCTACCTGGAGGTGTATTACAGATGTATTATGAAAAGGGCCTGGAGAAACCTTTCAAGGAATTCCAGCTGCAGCCGCACTGTAAGCTGTCCGAACCCAAATTAGAGAGCTATAATGTCTCAGGAAAAATCCACACGGTAAAGATTGAGTGTGTATCTTACACAGAGAAGAGGAGGTATCATCCCAAAGTGGAGGTGATCCATGAGCCGGAGGTTGAGCAGATGCTGAAGCTGGGCACCACAGATTATAATGACCTTACCGATTTCCTCGCAACGGTGGAGGAAGAGCTTATGAAACTTCCTACCATTTCCAGGCAAAGGAGGACTTATGAAGAGCAAGAAATGACTCTGGAAATAGTGGATAACTTCTGGGGGAAGGTCACtaaggcagaaggaaaactcACAGAAAGTGCCGTCATCACGCATATCTACTGCTTGTGTTTTGTAAATGGAAGTGCTGACTGCTTCCTAACCCTGAATGACGTGGAGCTCCAGAAGAGGGACGAGCGTTACTttgagaaggagaagaaatggatTGATATTCTTGATTGCCATTTCCATAACTGTGTTAAAGTGCAGGAATTTGAGCAATCACGAATTATTAAGTTTGCCCCCCCAGATGCCTGTAGGCTGGAACTGATGCGTTTTAGGACACGGTATAATGGGCAAGACCTTCCCTTTTCTGTGAAGGCTGCAGTAGTGGTTCAGGGGGCATACGTTGAACTTCAGGCTTTTATAAACATGTCTTCAACTGCTCCAGTCCCAACTCGTTCACCTGCtgtgaaatactgtgaaaacGTTATGATACACTTTCCCGTTCCCACACAGTGGATCAAAGCACTTTGGACCATGAACCTCCAAAGGCAGAAGTCcctaaaagcaaaaatgaataGGAGAGCGTGCCTTGGTGCTTTACATGAGGTTGAATCTGATCCTGTAATACAAGTCTCAGTTGGAACAGCAAAATACGAGAGTGCCTACAGGGCGGTTGTGTGGAAGATAGACAGGCTTCCAGATAAAAACTCAA GTTCAGATCATCCACACAGCCTGTCTTACAAATTGGAACTGGGATCAGACCAGGAAATACCATCTGACTGGTATCCATTTGCTACTGTCCAGTTCATTGTTCACGATACCTGTGCCTCAGGAACAGAAGTCAAGTCACTGGGCATAGAGAGCGATGTGCAGCCCCAGAAACACGTGGTTCAGAAAGCTTTCTACAATTGCCAG GTTGAAATTGAAAAGAAGTGGATCAGGCTTGATGGAGAAGATCCAGATAAGGCTGGCAACTGCCTCATGCAGTAG